In a genomic window of Pseudoliparis swirei isolate HS2019 ecotype Mariana Trench chromosome 20, NWPU_hadal_v1, whole genome shotgun sequence:
- the psph gene encoding phosphoserine phosphatase isoform X1 — MMSTLSQTKEVFRRAEAVFFDVDSTVIKEEGIDELAKFCGVGDAVAEMTRKAMGGTMTFKTALTERLSIIRCSREQVNKLITDHPPQLTPGIGDLVDRLHQRNIKVFLISGGFRCIVEHVATQLNIPHDHVYANRLKFYFNGEYAGFDESQPTAESGGKGKVISMLKEKYGFKTVVMIGDGATDAEACPPASAFVGFGGNVVRQQVKEKSSWYVTSFEEMLKELDKI; from the exons atGATGTCAACTCTTTCACAGACCAAGGAAGTGTTCCGGAGAGCAGAAGCTGTCTTTTTTGACGTGGACAGCACCGTCATCAAAGAAGAAGGCATCGATGAACTTGCCAAATTTTGCGGCGTCGGGGATGCAGTCGCTGAAAT GACCCGAAAAGCTATGGGCGGCACGATGACGTTTAAAACGGCCCTGACGGAGCGTCTTTCCATCATCCGATGTTCCAGGGAACAAGTGAACAAACTGATAACGGACCacccacctcagctgactccagGTAtcgg GGATCTCGTGGACCGTCTGCACCAGCGAAACATAAAGGTGTTCCTCATCTCGGGCGGGTTCCGCTGCATCGTTGAACACGTGGCCACGCAGCTAAACATTCCCCATGACCACGTTTACGCCAACCGGCTCAAGTTCTACTTCAATG GCGAGTACGCCGGGTTCGATGAGAGCCAGCCCACCGCTGAGAGCGGCGGAAAAGGAAAAGTCATCAGCATGTTGAAGGAGAAATACGGCTTCAAGACCGTGGTGATGATCGGCGACGGAGCGACGGATGCCGAGGCGTGCCCCCCCGCC AGCGCCTTCGTCGGATTCGGTGGGAACGTCGTCCGGCAGCAGGTTAAGGAGAAGTCTTCGTGGTACGTGACCAGTTTTGAGGAGATGCTAAAGGAACTGGACAAGATTTAA
- the psph gene encoding phosphoserine phosphatase isoform X2, translating to MRLRRVPGMMSTLSQTKEVFRRAEAVFFDVDSTVIKEEGIDELAKFCGVGDAVAEMTRKAMGGTMTFKTALTERLSIIRCSREQVNKLITDHPPQLTPGIGDLVDRLHQRNIKVFLISGGFRCIVEHVATQLNIPHDHVYANRLKFYFNGEYAGFDESQPTAESGGKGKVISMLKEKYGFKTVVMIGDGATDAEACPPASAFVGFGGNVVRQQVKEKSSWYVTSFEEMLKELDKI from the exons ATGCGTCTGAGAAGAGTCCCTGG catGATGTCAACTCTTTCACAGACCAAGGAAGTGTTCCGGAGAGCAGAAGCTGTCTTTTTTGACGTGGACAGCACCGTCATCAAAGAAGAAGGCATCGATGAACTTGCCAAATTTTGCGGCGTCGGGGATGCAGTCGCTGAAAT GACCCGAAAAGCTATGGGCGGCACGATGACGTTTAAAACGGCCCTGACGGAGCGTCTTTCCATCATCCGATGTTCCAGGGAACAAGTGAACAAACTGATAACGGACCacccacctcagctgactccagGTAtcgg GGATCTCGTGGACCGTCTGCACCAGCGAAACATAAAGGTGTTCCTCATCTCGGGCGGGTTCCGCTGCATCGTTGAACACGTGGCCACGCAGCTAAACATTCCCCATGACCACGTTTACGCCAACCGGCTCAAGTTCTACTTCAATG GCGAGTACGCCGGGTTCGATGAGAGCCAGCCCACCGCTGAGAGCGGCGGAAAAGGAAAAGTCATCAGCATGTTGAAGGAGAAATACGGCTTCAAGACCGTGGTGATGATCGGCGACGGAGCGACGGATGCCGAGGCGTGCCCCCCCGCC AGCGCCTTCGTCGGATTCGGTGGGAACGTCGTCCGGCAGCAGGTTAAGGAGAAGTCTTCGTGGTACGTGACCAGTTTTGAGGAGATGCTAAAGGAACTGGACAAGATTTAA